A single window of Archangium gephyra DNA harbors:
- a CDS encoding isocitrate/isopropylmalate dehydrogenase family protein: protein MANTRTVTVINGDGIGPEVMAATIRVLEALKAPLEFEFKDAGAEVIAKYGTNLPHETVEAVLRSGVALKGPTGTVVGGGMASANVGLRKRLDLYSSLRPVKSVPGVKTRYDNVDLVVVRENTESLYAGLEHIIVPGVVESLKIITEKASTRIARFAFEYAKKHGRKKVTSVHKANIMKLSDGLFLDCTRKVGREFPEIQYEEVIVDNMCMQLVKDPTRYDVLVMENLYGDILSDLCAGLVGGLGLVPGANIGERTAMFEAVHGTAPDIAGKGLANPTALMMSAVMMLDWLDMRDEARKFEGALAKVHGEGKVRTGDLAGSATTREFTDAVISAL from the coding sequence ATGGCGAATACGCGTACGGTTACGGTCATCAATGGCGACGGCATCGGCCCCGAAGTGATGGCGGCCACCATCCGCGTCCTCGAGGCGCTCAAGGCTCCGCTCGAGTTCGAGTTCAAGGACGCGGGAGCCGAGGTCATCGCCAAGTACGGCACCAACCTGCCCCACGAGACGGTGGAGGCGGTGCTGCGCAGCGGCGTGGCGCTCAAGGGCCCCACGGGCACGGTGGTGGGCGGCGGCATGGCCTCGGCCAACGTGGGCCTGCGCAAGCGCCTGGACCTGTACTCCTCGCTGCGGCCCGTCAAGAGCGTGCCCGGCGTGAAGACGCGCTACGACAACGTGGACCTGGTGGTGGTGCGCGAGAACACCGAGTCGCTCTACGCCGGCCTCGAGCACATCATCGTCCCGGGCGTCGTCGAGTCGCTGAAGATCATCACCGAGAAGGCCTCCACGCGGATTGCCCGCTTCGCCTTCGAGTACGCCAAGAAGCACGGGCGCAAGAAGGTCACGAGCGTCCACAAGGCCAACATCATGAAGCTGTCGGATGGCCTCTTCCTCGACTGCACCCGCAAGGTGGGCCGGGAGTTCCCGGAGATCCAGTACGAGGAGGTCATCGTCGACAACATGTGCATGCAGCTGGTGAAGGATCCGACGCGCTACGACGTGCTGGTGATGGAGAACCTGTACGGGGACATACTCAGCGACCTGTGCGCGGGTCTGGTGGGCGGCCTGGGCCTGGTGCCGGGCGCCAACATCGGCGAGCGCACGGCGATGTTCGAGGCGGTGCACGGCACGGCGCCGGACATCGCGGGCAAGGGCCTGGCCAACCCCACCGCGCTGATGATGTCGGCGGTGATGATGCTGGACTGGCTGGACATGCGGGACGAGGCGCGCAAGTTCGAGGGCGCGCTGGCCAAGGTGCACGGCGAGGGCAAGGTGCGCACGGGCGATCTGGCCGGCAGCGCCACCACCCGCGAGTTCACCGACGCCGTCATCTCGGCGCTGTAG